A stretch of DNA from Desulfosarcina ovata subsp. ovata:
CACCGCCCACGAGCCTGTCGGTAATAAAATCGTTGAAGCGGCTGGCGATGATGCCGAACCGCTTGCCCTGGGCAACCAGTCCGGCTTCAATGATATTCGGCATGAGATGGTTTTCCTCTCTTTATTGATGGGTGACGGTTTCATCAAAACTGAGCATATGGCCCATTTTCAGCTTTTTGCATTCGAGATAACAGCGGTTGTAGTCATTGGGTGCGACTTCGATGGGCACCTGCTCGACCACGCTGAGGCCGTAGCCTTCCAGCCCGACCATTTTTTTGGGGTTGTTGGTCAACAGGCGCATTTTGCGAACACCCACGTTAACCAGCATCTGGGCGCCGATGCCGTAGTCGCGCATGTCATCCTTGAAACCCAGTTTCAGGTTGGCCTCCACCGTGTCCATGCCTTTGCAGCGCTGCAGTTCATAGGCCTTGAGCTTGTTGATCAGTCCGATGCCGCGTCCTTCCTGACGCAAGTAAAGGATGACGCCGGCACCTTCGGCATTGATCATTTCCATGGCCTTGTGCAACTGGTCACCGCAGTCGCAACGCATGGAACCGAAAATGTCGCCGGTCATGCATTCGGAGTGGACCCTCACCATGGTGGGCGTTTCAGGGTCGATGTCACCCTTCACCAGGGCGATGTGAGTGAGGTTGTCGATATCGTTTTCAAAGGCAATCATCTTGAAATCGCCGCCGTAGGAGGTGGGGATGACGGTCTCGGCGGCGCGGTGGACAAAGCTTTCCGTGCGCACGCGGTATTCCACCAGGTCGGCAATGGTGCAGATGCCGATGCCATGCTGGGTACTGAATGTTTCGAGGGTCGGCATACGGGCCATCGTGCCGTCGTCGTCCATGATTTCACAGATCACCCCCGCCGGCTTGAGGCCGGCCAGGCGTGCCAGGTCCACGCTGCCCTCGGTTTGCCCCACACGAACCATGACGCCGCCATCACGGGCGCGTAGCGGGAAAATGTGGCCGGGCCGGGTCAGGTCACCGGGTTTGGCGTCATCCGCCACGGCAGCACGCACGGTGGTGGCCCGGTCGGCTGCGGAGATGCCGGTGGTGACCCCACACTTGGCTTCGATGGAGACGGTGAAGCCGGTCTCGAACGGGCTGGTGTTGTTTTGCACCATCATGGGTAGGTTCAACTGAGCGCATTTGTCAGCGGTGAGCGACAGGCAGATGAGCCCTCGGCCATACTTGGCCATGAAATTGATGGCATCAGGGGTCACCATTTCCGCGGCCATGGTCAGATCTCCTTCGTTCTCGCGATCTTCGTCATCTACGAGAATGACCATTTTGCCATTACGGATATCTTCAATGGCTTGCTCGATGGTAATTTTTGGCATGGTTGATCGTTTCTCCTGCTGTTTGTTAACGTCGATCACCGTAACGGCGAAGGATGAAGGGGGTTATCGGATGGGGTGCGCTAAGCGAGATCCCGCCGCCATCTCAAATCGAAAATGCTTATCAGATAAATCCGGATTTGGCCAGAAAAGCCATATCGATCCTGCCCTTGGCGTCTGTCTCGCCAGGGTCGGGCGAGCGGCTGCCGACCACAAAGCGTTCCACATACTTGCCGATCATGTCAGTTTCGATGTTCACCGGATCCCCCACCTTTTTCAACCCGATGGTGGTGAGCGAGGCCGTATGGGGAATGATGCTGACGTCAAACGTGTTGTTGTCGCAGCGGTTGATGGTCAGGCTGGTGCCGTCTACGGCCACCGATCCCTTTTCGATCATGTAGCGGGCCAGGGATGCGGGTACCGCATAGGTGATGACAATGGCGTTGGCCAGGGTTTTCCTTTCCCGCAGCACCCCCATGCCATCGATATGACCGGAAACCAGGTGGCCGTCCAGCCGGTCCGAGAGCCTGAGGGCCCGTTCCAGATTGACCCGCTCGCCAATTTTGATTTTTCCCAATACGCTTCGCTGCAGGGTTTCTGGAGAAACATCCACGCTGAACTGCCGGTCCTGGAGGGTGACGGCGGTCAGGCAGGCTCCGTTGACGGCGATGCTGTCTCCAACGCGGGTGCCTTTCAGGTCGAAATCGGACGTGATGACCATCCGGCGCCCCTGTCCGGTCGGCTGGATGGCGGCGATGGCGCCTAACCCCTCAATAATTCCTGTAAACATAGTGTCTTAAAAATAAGGTAAAAACCGTTGTTGTCAATCGGTCAGCGAGGTTTCAGATAGCCTTGCAGCAGTACGTCGGTATCGATTTGAGATACCGACAGATCATGGACCAACAGGCTTTGCTGCATGCTCGCAGGGCCGTTGCCCCGGCAGATGGGAACCCCGTCGTCGCCGCCCAGAATTTTGGGCGCGTAAAAAAAACAGATTTTGTCCACCACGCCGGCGGAAAAGGCCGCGCCGAGGACCGTTCCGCCTCCTTCGATGAGCAGGCTGGTGATTTCCATGCGACCGAGCAGGGTCATCAGTGCGTCAAGGTCGATACGATCGTCTTTCAATGGGGCGGTGATCACCCGGGCCCCGGCATGTTCCAGTACCGCCCGGCGATCGGGCGGTGCATCCGGACCGCAGATGACCCATATGGATGCATTGGAATCCTGGCGCAACATCTTGGCCGACGGCGGCATGGACAACTGTGTGTCCAGAATGATGCGTGTGGGGTCGGACCCGTTTTCACCTTCCAGGCGGGTGGTCAGGCTGGGGTCGTCCTTTCTGACCGTCTCCACGCCCACCATGATGCCGTCGACCCCGTGACGGATTCGATGGACCAGATGACGTGCCGACGGACCGGTCACCCAGCGGGAATCCCCGGTGCGGGTGGCGATCCGCCCATCCATGGTGGCCGCGCATTTGGCAATCACAAAGGGACGTCCGGTGGTGACCCAGGTGATGAATCCCTCGTTGAGGGTCCGGGCCTCTTTTTCGCAGACACCGGTGGTAACATCGATACCGTGCGCCTCGAGGGTGGCGTTGCCGCCGCCCTGTACATCCGGGTTGGGGTCGACCATGGCCACCACCACCCGCCGGATCCCGGCGTCGATGATTTTTTGGGTGCAGGGGGGGGTGCGGCCAAAGTGGTTGCATGGCTCCAATGTGACGTAGATGGTCGCCCCGCGGGCCTTTTCACCGGCATCGTCGATGGCGTTGACTTCGGCGTGGGGACCGCCGACCCGTTGATGGTAGCCGCGGCCGACGATCTGCCCGTCCTTGACCACCACGGCACCGACCATGGGGTTGGGGGATGTCCAGCCGCGGCCTTTTTCAGCCAGCTCGAGGGCGAGCTGCATATAATCGTGATCGTTCATGGGGTAAATGCCAACGCAATGTTGTGTTTACGGAATCCTAACCGTGTAGGGGCGAAAAATTTTTCGCCCCTACGTGGATGGATGGCTCAGCAGCCGTTTGAGTTCAGAAACAAAATCGTTGACATCCTTGAACTCGCGATACACCGAAGCGAATCGGACATAAGCGATATCGTTCAGCGCGTGCAGCTTGACCATGACCCGTTCACCGATGTCGTGGGAAGGGATTTCCTTTTCGCCGGTCTCCCGCAGATCCCGTTCCAGGTCGTCGATGAATTCTTCGATGACGTTCATGCTGATGTCCAGCTTCTGGCAGGCTTTGCGGATGCCGGAGCCGACTTTCTCGCGGCTGAAGGTCTCCCGGCGACCATCTTTTTTGATGATCATGATCGGGATCTCTTCAATATGCTCGTAGGTGGTAAAGCGCCGGGTGCAGCCGATGCATTCCCGCCGGCGCCGGATCACACTGCCGTCCTTGCTGACCCGCGAATCGATCACCTTGTTGTCAAGATCCCCGCAAAATGGACATTTCATGCAAAACCCTCCCAGTGGCTGCGTAACGTTGAAAATCCGCCCGTCCATGTGACGGCGCGGACGTCATCCGTTTTCGGTCAATCGGATGGAGATTGTCGAGCTGGCCGGTATCAACTGCCGGCAGACCACGCCGGCCTGGTCAAACATCCTTCTTGAGGCGCGAACGGAATCGGTGCCGGCATATTTGTCAGAAAGGAAAACCACTTCGCGGATACCGACCTGAATGATCACCTTGGCGCATTCGTTACAGGGGAACAGGGCCGTGTAAATGCTGCATCCGGTCAGGTTCCCGGGCCCACTGTTCAAAACGGCATTGAGTTCCGCGTGGCAGACATATGGGTATTTGGTGTCCAGAAACGCGCCTTCCCGACACCAGGGCAGGGTGTCGTCGGAGCAACCGGTGGGGAACCCGTTGTATCCGACGCCGACGATGTGCTTTTGGGCATTGACGATACAGGCACCCACCTGGGTGTTGGGGTCTTTGCTGCGCTGGGCGGACAGGAGCGCCACAGCCATGAAATAGTCATCCCACGAGAGATAGCCGGTTCGTTTGCCGGTGCTGGTTTCGGTCATTGACAAAACATCCTTTTCTTCGTCCTTACGAATCCGGGTAAAGCGGGAACGCGTCACACAACGACTGAACCTGAGCACGTGTCTTTTCAATCCGGTTGCCATCTTCCGGATTGCGCAGAACGTCGGCGATTAAACCGCCGATGATTTGCATTTCCGCCGCCTGCATCCCGCGGCTGGTAACGTAAGGGGTCCCGACGCGAATGCCGCTGGTCAGATAGGGGCTGCGTGAGTCAAAGGGGATGGCGTTCTTGTTGACCGTGATACCGGCACGACCCAGGGCGTCTTCCGCGTCCCGTCCGGTGATGTCCAGACGGGTCAGGTTGATCAGCATCAGGTGGTTGTCGGTGCCGCCGGAAACCAGGTCCAGGCCCTTCTCTCTTAACGTTTCGGCCAGGGTCGCCGCATTGGTCACGATGGTTTTCTGGTATTCCTTGAACGCGGTGCCCTGGGCTTCCTTGAACGCCACGGCCTTGGCGGCGATGATGTGCATCAGGGGGCCGCCCTGGATACCGGGGAAGATCTGGCTGTTGATTTTTTTGCCGTAGGCCTCGCGGGCCAGGATCAACCCACCCCGGGGACCGCGCAGGGTTTTGTGGGTGGTCGACGTGACCACGTCGCTGTAAGGGACCGGCGAAGGGTGGACGCCGGCGGCAACCAGTCCGGCGATATGGGCCATGTCCACCATCAGCAGGGCATCGACCGACCGGGCGATGTCCGCCAGGGCTTTGAAGTCAAAGAACCGGGGATAGGCGCTGGCCCCGGCCACGATCATTTTGGGGTGGTGTTGGTTGGCCTTCTCAGCAACCTGGTCGTAATCGATGGTTTCGGTTTCCCGGCTGACGCCGTAGTGCACGAAATTGAAAAGCCGGCCGGAAAAACTGACCTTGGCGCCGTGGGTCAGATGGCCGCCGTGGGCCAGATCCATGCCCAGGATGGTGTCACCGGGTTCAAGCAGGGCAAAATAGGCGGCCATGTTGGCCTGGGAGCCCGAATGGGGTTGCACATTGGCCGTGTCGGCACCGAACAGGGAGAGGACCCGGTCAATGGCCAACTGCTCGGCACGGTCAACGAATTCGCATCCCCCGTAATAGCGCTTTTCCGGATAGCCTTCGGCGTACTTGTTGGTCAGGATGCTGCCCTGGGCGGCCATGACAGCCCGGCTGGCGATATTTTCCGATGCGATCAGTTCCAGGTGGGATTGTTGCCGTTTTGCTTCATCGTCGATCACCCGGGCAATTTCGGGATCGGTCTGTCGAATCAGGTCGGTATTCAAGTTTGCTTCTCACTTTCTATGCGTTCATGGCGTCGGCCGGTATCGGATGGGCTCATTTTGGCGAAGGGGCCATGCCGATGAATCAGATGGTGTCGAACATGTCCAGCCGGCGCTGGTGCCGTCCGCCCTCAAACGGGGTTTCCAGCCAGGTGTTCAGGATTTCCAGGGCCAGGATATCGCCGATCACCCGTCCTCCCAGGACAAGGATATTGGCATTGTTGTGCCGGCGGCTCATGGCTGCGGAAAAAAGATCATTGCACAGGGCCGCACGCACATGGGGGTATTTGTTGGCCACCATGGACATGCCCAGTCCGGTGCCGCACAGGAGAATGCCATGGGTGAATTCACCCGATGAAATCTTTTCGGCGACGATTTTGCCGGTATCGGGGTAATCCATGGACGCTTCGCTATGGGTGCCGACATCGGTAACGGCAATTCCTCTTGCCTTCATGGCCCTTTTGAGTGTCTCTTTCAATCGCAAGGCGGCATGGTCACAGCCGATAATGATACGCGTGGGCATCGATGCTTCTGTCATGGTGGTCGATTCCTTTCAGGGGGCAAACGGTGATCTTCCAACGTTTAAGGGGTCTACATATCCAGAACCATGGATCACCGCAAGAAAAAAAACCGGAGGCGGGATCCGTACCCAACGGACGATCGCCCGCCGCCGAGGATCGACTTTCCGATCACAAAAAAGGAATCCCGGGTGTGCCTGAAATGGTTCGCACCCGGGATTCTTTCTATTTGATTGCGGCTGTTTTAAATTGAAATCGGTTGTGTCGGATCAATCGATGTAACGCTTGATCACCAGGCTGGCATTGGTTCCGCCGAATCCGAATGAGTTGGACATGGCATAGGTCAGGTCGGCCTTACGGGCAACCTTGGGCACGTAATCCAGGTCGCACTCGTCGTCGGGATTCTCCAGATTGATCGTGGGCGGGATGATCCCGTTCTTCAGGGTCAGCACGGTAAAGGCGGTTTCGATGCCGCCAGCGCCCCCAAGAAGGTGCCCGGTCATCGATTTGGTGGATGAAATGGGTACGTTCGGGGCAAAATCACCGAATACCTTTTTTATCGCCCGGGTTTCGTAAAGGTCGTTGAGTGGCGTGGATGTACCGTGGGCATTGATGTAATCGATCGCCTCACAGGAGATGCCGGCACTCTCAATGGCCGCCCGCATGCAACGGATCATGCCGTCTCCATCCGGACTGGGGGAGGTCATGTGGTAACCGTCGCCGCTTTGACCGTAACCCACCATTTCGGCAAGGATCGTGGCGCCCCGCGCCAGTGCGTGCTCCCGTTCTTCGATGACGATCATGCCGGCACCTTCGCCCACGATGAAGCCGTCGCGATCGCGATCGAACGGACGGGAGGCCTTTTGCGGATCGTCGTTGCGGGTGGAAAGCGCCTTCATGGCATTGAAGCCGGCGATGCAGGTGGGGGTGATCACGGATTCCACCCCGCCGGTAATCATCGCGTCGGCCTGCCCGCGACGGATGGTGTTGCAGGCATCGCCGACGGCATGGGAGCCCGCAGCACAGGCTGTTGCCACCGAAATGTTGGGTCCCTTGGCGCCTACGTGAATGGAGATCATTCCAGGCGCCATGTTACCGATCATCATGGGGATGAAAAACGGACTAACCCGTTTGGGCCCTTTTTCCTGAATGTTACGGGCCGTCTTCTCGAGAATTTCCAGACCACCCAATCCGCATCCGGTGATCACACCCACGCGGTGACTGTTGGTTTCATCGATGGTCAGACGGGCATCCTCCACGGCCATACGGGCGGCGGCCACGGCGTAGGCAATAAAGTTCTCCGTGCGTTTGGCCTCTTTTTTGGGGAGAAAATCTTCCGCATTGAAATCTTTTACTTCCCCTGCAATCTTGGTGGTGAAGGCGCTGGCGTCAAACCGAGTGATTTCACCGATGCCGGATCGGCCTTCACAAAGGGCCGACCAAGTCGTATCAACGCCAACCCCCAATGGGGTAATGAGTCCCAAGCCTGTAACAACAACCCGTCTGCTCAACGATTCCTTCCCTTCTGGAACAATGTAATAAAAATAATTCTAAATTTTTAATTCAAAATTGGTTTCAGTGGTTTTTGATGTAGTCGAAGGCGTCTTTGACGGTGACCATCTTTTCTGCGTCTTCATCGGAAATATCCACATCGAATTCTTCTTCCATGGACATGATCAACTCCACGAGATCCAGGCTGTCTGCACCAAGGTCATCAACAAAGGAGGCTTCGGGAACCACTTCGGCGATATCTACACTGAGTTTCTCGGCAATGATCTTTTTGACTTTATCTTCTGCGGACATGTTGTTCTCCTTTCAAACGGTCAAAATTAAGAATTATGGGATCCGGGCAGACAATGGTGATGAACCATGCCCGTTTTTCCGTAAGTCAATTTTAAAACTGGCGCTTACATATACATGCCGCCGCTGACATGGATGACCTGACCGGTGATGTAGTCGGCAGCCGGGGAGGCGAGAAACGCAACCGCAGCGGCGACATCCTCGGGCGTTCCGATGCGTGCCAACGGAATCTGGCTGATCATGGCCGCCTTGGCCTTGTCACCGAGATCCGAGGTCATATCGGTAGCGATGTAACCGGGGGCCACGGCGTTGACCGTAATGTTGCGGCTGGCCAACTCCTTGGCCACGGCTTTGGTCAGGCCGATAATGCCTGCCTTGGCGGCAACATAGTTGGCCTGGCCGGGGTTGCCGGCGGCACCCACCACCGAGGTGATGTTGATGATGCGGCCGTAGCGCTGCTTCATCATCGCCTTGCCGGCGGCTTTCATACAATTGAAGGCACCTTTCAGGTTGACATCCAACACCGCGTCCCAGTCGCTTTCCTTCATGCGCACCAACAGGCCGTCGCGGGTGATGCCGGCATTATTGACCAATACATCGATTCGCCCGGCTTCTTTAATAACCCCCCCCAGGTAGTCGGCGACGGCATCTGTCGAGGCCACGTCCACCTGATGGTAACAGGCCTTCCCCCCGGCTTCGCGAATCGCTTCGGCGGTGGCTTCGGCGGCATCGCTGTTGCTGCTGTAGTTGAAATAGACCACGGTTTCCGGTGCGCTCAATGCGGTGCAGATGGCCCGCCCGATGCCCCGGGACCCGCCGGTGACGACAACCACACGATCGGCGGTTTCGGTCATGACGCCCTCTCGAAAATGTGATCGGCGATGCGATCCATGTCATCAATGCTGCCGCGGCAACTGGCGTCGAGTGTCGCCAGTTCCAGTGACTGCAGAAATTCATCGGCCGCTGCGGCATCAATCGTTTGGCAACCCAGTATGATCAGGCGCGCTTTGTCGGCCACCAGGCGGGCGCAAGAGGCAGCGAAGACCCGTGCGGCAGCCATCGTGGGCCCGTCGGCGGGCGAGGCGGCCGAGCGGGCCATGGCGTCGCCGACTTCCACATGCGTCATCGTGTCGGCCAGGGCGAACATCACCTGCTGATGGCGGGTAAGACGGTTCGCGTGGGCGAAATCGATGAGCCGGTTCAGCGTCCGGGCACAGGCGGCCATGGTCATGCAGCCGGCCTGGTCGCATTCCGCGTGGCATTTTTCAAGTTCCTGGGCGATGGTTTCGTAATAGGTGCCTTTGCTTTTGCGCGTTTTTTTCCAGCGGAAGGTAGAGATGATGTTCTGCTGAATTTCGCTGGTGCCTTCGTAGATGCAGGTGATTTTTACATCGCGTTTGATCTTTTCCACGCCGAATTCGCAGATATAACCATAGCCGCCCAGAGCCTGGATGGCATCGTCA
This window harbors:
- a CDS encoding bifunctional 3,4-dihydroxy-2-butanone-4-phosphate synthase/GTP cyclohydrolase II; this encodes MPKITIEQAIEDIRNGKMVILVDDEDRENEGDLTMAAEMVTPDAINFMAKYGRGLICLSLTADKCAQLNLPMMVQNNTSPFETGFTVSIEAKCGVTTGISAADRATTVRAAVADDAKPGDLTRPGHIFPLRARDGGVMVRVGQTEGSVDLARLAGLKPAGVICEIMDDDGTMARMPTLETFSTQHGIGICTIADLVEYRVRTESFVHRAAETVIPTSYGGDFKMIAFENDIDNLTHIALVKGDIDPETPTMVRVHSECMTGDIFGSMRCDCGDQLHKAMEMINAEGAGVILYLRQEGRGIGLINKLKAYELQRCKGMDTVEANLKLGFKDDMRDYGIGAQMLVNVGVRKMRLLTNNPKKMVGLEGYGLSVVEQVPIEVAPNDYNRCYLECKKLKMGHMLSFDETVTHQ
- a CDS encoding riboflavin synthase; protein product: MFTGIIEGLGAIAAIQPTGQGRRMVITSDFDLKGTRVGDSIAVNGACLTAVTLQDRQFSVDVSPETLQRSVLGKIKIGERVNLERALRLSDRLDGHLVSGHIDGMGVLRERKTLANAIVITYAVPASLARYMIEKGSVAVDGTSLTINRCDNNTFDVSIIPHTASLTTIGLKKVGDPVNIETDMIGKYVERFVVGSRSPDPGETDAKGRIDMAFLAKSGFI
- the ribD gene encoding bifunctional diaminohydroxyphosphoribosylaminopyrimidine deaminase/5-amino-6-(5-phosphoribosylamino)uracil reductase RibD → MNDHDYMQLALELAEKGRGWTSPNPMVGAVVVKDGQIVGRGYHQRVGGPHAEVNAIDDAGEKARGATIYVTLEPCNHFGRTPPCTQKIIDAGIRRVVVAMVDPNPDVQGGGNATLEAHGIDVTTGVCEKEARTLNEGFITWVTTGRPFVIAKCAATMDGRIATRTGDSRWVTGPSARHLVHRIRHGVDGIMVGVETVRKDDPSLTTRLEGENGSDPTRIILDTQLSMPPSAKMLRQDSNASIWVICGPDAPPDRRAVLEHAGARVITAPLKDDRIDLDALMTLLGRMEITSLLIEGGGTVLGAAFSAGVVDKICFFYAPKILGGDDGVPICRGNGPASMQQSLLVHDLSVSQIDTDVLLQGYLKPR
- the nrdR gene encoding transcriptional regulator NrdR, whose translation is MKCPFCGDLDNKVIDSRVSKDGSVIRRRRECIGCTRRFTTYEHIEEIPIMIIKKDGRRETFSREKVGSGIRKACQKLDISMNVIEEFIDDLERDLRETGEKEIPSHDIGERVMVKLHALNDIAYVRFASVYREFKDVNDFVSELKRLLSHPST
- a CDS encoding deoxycytidylate deaminase — translated: MTETSTGKRTGYLSWDDYFMAVALLSAQRSKDPNTQVGACIVNAQKHIVGVGYNGFPTGCSDDTLPWCREGAFLDTKYPYVCHAELNAVLNSGPGNLTGCSIYTALFPCNECAKVIIQVGIREVVFLSDKYAGTDSVRASRRMFDQAGVVCRQLIPASSTISIRLTENG
- the glyA gene encoding serine hydroxymethyltransferase; translated protein: MNTDLIRQTDPEIARVIDDEAKRQQSHLELIASENIASRAVMAAQGSILTNKYAEGYPEKRYYGGCEFVDRAEQLAIDRVLSLFGADTANVQPHSGSQANMAAYFALLEPGDTILGMDLAHGGHLTHGAKVSFSGRLFNFVHYGVSRETETIDYDQVAEKANQHHPKMIVAGASAYPRFFDFKALADIARSVDALLMVDMAHIAGLVAAGVHPSPVPYSDVVTSTTHKTLRGPRGGLILAREAYGKKINSQIFPGIQGGPLMHIIAAKAVAFKEAQGTAFKEYQKTIVTNAATLAETLREKGLDLVSGGTDNHLMLINLTRLDITGRDAEDALGRAGITVNKNAIPFDSRSPYLTSGIRVGTPYVTSRGMQAAEMQIIGGLIADVLRNPEDGNRIEKTRAQVQSLCDAFPLYPDS
- the rpiB gene encoding ribose 5-phosphate isomerase B encodes the protein MTEASMPTRIIIGCDHAALRLKETLKRAMKARGIAVTDVGTHSEASMDYPDTGKIVAEKISSGEFTHGILLCGTGLGMSMVANKYPHVRAALCNDLFSAAMSRRHNNANILVLGGRVIGDILALEILNTWLETPFEGGRHQRRLDMFDTI
- the fabF gene encoding beta-ketoacyl-ACP synthase II, whose protein sequence is MSRRVVVTGLGLITPLGVGVDTTWSALCEGRSGIGEITRFDASAFTTKIAGEVKDFNAEDFLPKKEAKRTENFIAYAVAAARMAVEDARLTIDETNSHRVGVITGCGLGGLEILEKTARNIQEKGPKRVSPFFIPMMIGNMAPGMISIHVGAKGPNISVATACAAGSHAVGDACNTIRRGQADAMITGGVESVITPTCIAGFNAMKALSTRNDDPQKASRPFDRDRDGFIVGEGAGMIVIEEREHALARGATILAEMVGYGQSGDGYHMTSPSPDGDGMIRCMRAAIESAGISCEAIDYINAHGTSTPLNDLYETRAIKKVFGDFAPNVPISSTKSMTGHLLGGAGGIETAFTVLTLKNGIIPPTINLENPDDECDLDYVPKVARKADLTYAMSNSFGFGGTNASLVIKRYID
- the acpP gene encoding acyl carrier protein, whose amino-acid sequence is MSAEDKVKKIIAEKLSVDIAEVVPEASFVDDLGADSLDLVELIMSMEEEFDVDISDEDAEKMVTVKDAFDYIKNH
- the fabG gene encoding 3-oxoacyl-[acyl-carrier-protein] reductase; translated protein: MTETADRVVVVTGGSRGIGRAICTALSAPETVVYFNYSSNSDAAEATAEAIREAGGKACYHQVDVASTDAVADYLGGVIKEAGRIDVLVNNAGITRDGLLVRMKESDWDAVLDVNLKGAFNCMKAAGKAMMKQRYGRIINITSVVGAAGNPGQANYVAAKAGIIGLTKAVAKELASRNITVNAVAPGYIATDMTSDLGDKAKAAMISQIPLARIGTPEDVAAAVAFLASPAADYITGQVIHVSGGMYM